One genomic window of Polyangium aurulentum includes the following:
- a CDS encoding type VI secretion system Vgr family protein: protein MADTDFEFAWEGAAGPAGPWSHLRVVELRGTEAISSLYRYEIIVFARDPAPEVDPDDLIQTRATLRIATHTEPSFRVVHGIIVEAEELGPAHGGMLYRVVLAPPIARAMHRTRCRIFLEKTTRQIIDAVFLGDPELQRDDASVVEPAGNDSLLFTPAKERLAWRVLDTSRIDEVATRPYCVQYNENDFAFVSRLLEEEGISYHFENGEGLCLLVLSDKDAGRARLDPFAPLGANILNRTVTSVKLGARLRPRKVSLQDYNWKKPALGMAVEQGGRASGAELVDHEYPGRYPDAPDQGKPLAVAKLDRLEIEASYAVGEGSCRALAAGSIFSFEDAKPRYEGEYLVTRMDVRGEQQGVLPPTAGGRFAAAGVPYACTFECARRGKNGSVSESRFRPARVTPKPRIAGSQTAFVTAEPGAQGAEIHVGGPPGAEIGCVRVKFHWDQEPERHAKEPSSCWVRVNQVFAGVGEGAVFHPRVGVEVIVDFEEGDPDRPIVVGRVYNGQNRPPGGAPTVSTFKTMTSPGGGTYNELTFDDTAGNQQIKLHTPKNWNSEVGNDRSEQVTSNSSSSVGVDRSETTGSNRTTMVGSNNSEVVGANESVTVGANQNLVIGADQSVEIGANQSVEVGANQSLKVAGNQDEAITGNRKASVTGSDELEVTGTQQVTVTGAQTTTLQATHNLSVTANQTISVGGGQSTTVTGPQEMTSAALQKLEAPMQTLIAAAVQALQSTILNVNASAVATLETALLTLLGSGAIKMEAGQLVITSGPVSITGGEITITGGNVKIAAGSVGVSGGKVDVVGGIVKLN from the coding sequence GTGGCCGACACTGACTTCGAGTTTGCGTGGGAAGGCGCCGCTGGGCCCGCGGGCCCCTGGAGCCACCTCCGGGTCGTGGAACTCCGCGGGACGGAGGCGATCTCCAGCCTCTATCGCTACGAGATCATCGTCTTTGCGAGGGATCCTGCGCCCGAGGTCGACCCTGACGATCTGATCCAGACGAGGGCGACGCTCCGCATCGCCACGCATACCGAGCCCTCTTTCCGTGTGGTGCACGGGATCATCGTGGAGGCCGAGGAACTCGGCCCTGCGCACGGGGGCATGCTTTACCGGGTCGTTCTCGCACCGCCGATCGCCCGGGCCATGCACCGCACCCGCTGCCGGATCTTCCTTGAGAAGACGACGCGGCAGATCATCGACGCCGTCTTCTTGGGCGACCCGGAGCTTCAGCGCGATGACGCTTCGGTGGTCGAGCCCGCAGGCAACGATTCGCTCCTTTTCACGCCGGCCAAGGAGCGCCTCGCCTGGCGCGTGCTCGACACGTCGCGCATCGATGAGGTCGCGACGAGGCCTTATTGCGTTCAGTATAACGAAAACGATTTCGCGTTCGTCTCTCGCCTGCTCGAGGAGGAGGGGATCAGCTACCACTTCGAGAACGGTGAGGGGTTGTGCCTCCTCGTTCTGTCCGACAAGGATGCGGGCCGCGCGCGGCTCGACCCGTTCGCGCCGCTCGGCGCCAACATCCTGAACAGGACCGTGACGTCGGTGAAGCTCGGGGCCCGCCTGCGGCCGCGCAAGGTCTCGCTCCAGGATTACAACTGGAAGAAGCCGGCGCTCGGGATGGCAGTCGAACAGGGGGGCCGCGCGAGCGGCGCGGAGTTGGTCGATCACGAGTATCCCGGGCGCTACCCTGACGCACCCGACCAAGGCAAACCGCTCGCTGTCGCGAAGCTCGACCGTCTGGAAATTGAGGCGAGCTACGCGGTGGGGGAGGGATCGTGCCGAGCTCTTGCGGCGGGCAGCATCTTTTCGTTCGAGGATGCAAAGCCGCGCTATGAAGGCGAGTACCTCGTGACGAGGATGGACGTACGGGGTGAGCAGCAGGGGGTGCTGCCCCCGACGGCGGGCGGTCGTTTCGCGGCGGCGGGCGTGCCATACGCGTGCACGTTCGAGTGTGCTCGGCGCGGGAAGAATGGCAGCGTGAGCGAGTCGCGGTTTCGCCCAGCCCGGGTGACGCCGAAGCCGCGTATTGCAGGCTCGCAGACGGCATTCGTAACGGCCGAGCCGGGCGCGCAGGGCGCGGAGATTCATGTTGGCGGCCCGCCGGGCGCAGAGATTGGCTGCGTGCGGGTGAAGTTTCACTGGGATCAGGAACCCGAGCGGCACGCCAAGGAGCCGTCGTCGTGCTGGGTGCGGGTGAACCAGGTATTCGCGGGGGTGGGAGAGGGCGCGGTGTTTCACCCGCGCGTGGGCGTGGAGGTCATTGTCGACTTCGAGGAAGGTGACCCGGATCGTCCCATCGTGGTCGGGCGAGTTTATAACGGCCAAAACCGGCCGCCCGGTGGAGCGCCGACGGTGAGCACGTTCAAGACGATGACGAGCCCCGGGGGAGGTACGTACAACGAGCTCACCTTCGACGATACGGCAGGCAATCAGCAGATCAAGCTGCACACGCCGAAAAACTGGAACAGTGAGGTCGGTAACGATCGGAGCGAGCAGGTGACGAGCAACAGCTCGTCGAGCGTGGGGGTGGACCGCTCCGAAACGACGGGCTCGAACCGGACGACGATGGTTGGTTCGAACAACTCCGAGGTGGTGGGGGCGAACGAGTCGGTGACGGTCGGCGCGAACCAGAACCTCGTGATCGGTGCGGACCAGAGCGTCGAGATTGGTGCGAACCAGAGCGTGGAAGTTGGGGCCAACCAGAGCCTGAAAGTGGCAGGCAATCAGGACGAGGCGATCACGGGGAACCGGAAGGCGAGCGTGACGGGGAGCGATGAACTCGAGGTGACCGGCACCCAGCAGGTGACCGTGACCGGTGCACAGACGACGACGCTGCAAGCGACGCACAACCTGTCAGTGACGGCAAACCAAACGATCTCGGTGGGCGGGGGACAGAGCACTACCGTCACGGGGCCGCAGGAGATGACGTCAGCGGCGCTTCAGAAATTGGAGGCGCCCATGCAGACGTTGATTGCGGCCGCCGTTCAGGCGCTTCAGTCGACGATCCTGAACGTGAACGCAAGCGCGGTCGCGACGTTGGAGACGGCGCTTTTGACGCTGCTCGGCTCGGGGGCGATCAAGATGGAGGCGGGGCAACTCGTGATCACGAGCGGCCCAGTGTCGATCACGGGTGGGGAGATCACGATCACCGGCGGCAATGTGAAGATCGCGGCGGGTTCGGTGGGGGTCAGCGGCGGAAAGGTGGATGTGGTGGGCGGGATTGTGAAGCTGAATTGA
- a CDS encoding tyrosine-type recombinase/integrase gives MGSVYKRGQKLWIRFKGPDGKWTQSKTDYRVGQERQARKLLEKVEAKIAAGAEFGEAEQGPITVARYAEGWSEERKKLGVDDWANDAARLKNHVLPKIGDMRLDTVRPRHIAELFKAIRMAGKHAPRTIYNIYSVVKALFRDAHLGDLIDSSPCILTKYQLGENTDKDPEWRATAIYTRDELERCISDERIPVDRQVLYALEGIAALRHGEAAGLRWKHYDTSAEPLGRLIIATSYNKGRTKTKRTRFMPVHPMLAAILADWKLHGWPEMMGRQPTPDDLVVPMPRGPRTPLGQMRSKNDSYKRLCQDLEVLGMRHRRGHDLRRTMISLARTDGARKDLLELCTHNPHKKQSTIDIYTEFPWEALCAEVAKLRVKRQALGQVIALPLARAVGDDELPGTAEESSPHVVPALALVRTESARSEPAEGRGGEDASASSPSPRRGFATSLATSGRKAEQDQGVKEWRRRESNPAIKSGESAGTDRNDWGLFLQGGPAPSL, from the coding sequence ATGGGTTCTGTTTACAAGCGAGGACAGAAGCTCTGGATCCGCTTCAAGGGTCCGGACGGCAAGTGGACCCAGAGCAAGACCGATTACCGGGTGGGCCAGGAGCGACAAGCCAGAAAGCTCCTGGAGAAGGTCGAGGCCAAGATCGCCGCAGGGGCCGAGTTCGGCGAGGCCGAGCAGGGTCCGATCACGGTGGCCAGGTACGCGGAGGGCTGGAGCGAAGAACGCAAGAAGCTCGGCGTCGATGACTGGGCGAACGACGCGGCGCGGTTGAAGAATCACGTGCTCCCGAAGATCGGTGACATGCGATTGGACACAGTGCGCCCGCGCCACATCGCGGAGCTCTTCAAGGCGATTCGCATGGCCGGAAAGCACGCGCCGAGGACGATTTACAATATCTACAGCGTCGTCAAAGCACTTTTCCGGGACGCACACCTCGGCGACCTCATCGACTCCTCACCCTGCATTCTGACGAAGTACCAGCTCGGCGAGAACACCGACAAGGACCCGGAGTGGCGCGCCACCGCAATCTACACGCGCGACGAGCTCGAGCGGTGCATCTCGGATGAGCGTATTCCTGTTGACCGACAGGTGCTCTACGCGCTCGAAGGAATCGCGGCGCTCCGCCACGGCGAGGCCGCCGGCCTCCGATGGAAGCATTACGACACGAGCGCCGAGCCGCTCGGGAGGCTCATCATTGCCACGTCGTACAACAAGGGCCGCACGAAGACGAAGCGCACGCGCTTCATGCCCGTGCATCCCATGCTCGCAGCCATCCTGGCCGACTGGAAGCTCCACGGCTGGCCCGAGATGATGGGCCGACAACCCACGCCCGACGATCTGGTCGTCCCGATGCCGCGGGGGCCGCGCACGCCGCTCGGCCAGATGCGGTCGAAGAACGATTCGTACAAGCGCCTCTGTCAGGACCTCGAGGTGCTGGGCATGCGGCACCGCCGCGGCCATGACCTGCGCCGCACGATGATCTCGCTCGCCCGCACCGACGGCGCGCGCAAGGACCTGCTCGAGCTCTGCACGCACAACCCGCACAAGAAGCAGAGCACGATCGATATCTATACCGAGTTTCCCTGGGAGGCCCTCTGCGCCGAGGTCGCCAAGCTCAGGGTGAAGCGGCAGGCGCTCGGCCAGGTCATCGCGCTCCCGCTCGCCAGGGCGGTGGGCGACGACGAGCTGCCGGGCACGGCGGAGGAGTCGTCCCCGCACGTCGTCCCAGCGCTCGCGCTCGTTCGCACCGAGAGCGCCCGGAGCGAGCCCGCCGAGGGCAGGGGAGGGGAGGACGCCTCAGCGTCGAGCCCGTCCCCGCGCCGGGGGTTTGCTACATCGCTTGCTACATCCGGCCGGAAAGCCGAACAAGATCAAGGAGTTAAAGAGTGGAGGCGCCGGGAATCGAACCCTGCAATAAAGTCGGGCGAGTCTGCTGGAACTGACCGTAATGATTGGGGTTTGTTTCTGCAGGGTGGCCCGGCGCCGTCCCTCTGA
- a CDS encoding HU family DNA-binding protein → MMKIERRRGRWILRRWTKARILVRMHDIDEPGIDADLPEDEDTAPARRLWTKRLLDREVAMICGLPESTVNSVTAVFLDVTMSAIAEDGKLYLHQFGTFTVKQYKGKALAQHQLGKKVPRSHRQMHGNISKNEVRFAKSRGFRRRLRDMGW, encoded by the coding sequence ATGATGAAGATCGAACGCCGCCGCGGTCGGTGGATCTTGCGGCGATGGACGAAGGCGCGCATCCTGGTCCGCATGCATGACATCGACGAACCGGGCATTGATGCCGATCTGCCTGAAGATGAAGACACCGCACCTGCACGCCGCCTGTGGACGAAGCGCTTGCTCGACAGGGAAGTAGCAATGATCTGCGGTCTGCCGGAGAGTACCGTCAACTCGGTGACCGCAGTCTTTCTGGACGTCACGATGAGTGCCATCGCCGAGGATGGGAAGCTCTACCTCCACCAGTTCGGCACGTTCACCGTGAAGCAATACAAGGGAAAGGCGCTGGCGCAGCACCAGCTCGGGAAGAAAGTCCCGCGTTCCCACCGGCAGATGCATGGGAACATCAGCAAGAACGAGGTCCGTTTCGCGAAATCGCGCGGCTTCCGTCGGCGGCTCCGGGACATGGGCTGGTAG
- a CDS encoding helix-turn-helix domain-containing protein, translated as MSGPTTLDEALRAAVRDVIREELPALLEEVLKKHRVEQHNNEARPAVTEDKLLNVEEVAARLGMSKPTVRRWIQKGELTASYVGPRRLLRVRQTDVEAFLNSSRQKAPSAPPSDLDAEAATIVACARSRPRKNERAPRTRPGHPSHAGE; from the coding sequence ATGTCCGGCCCGACGACGCTCGACGAGGCGCTCCGCGCCGCAGTGCGTGACGTCATCCGTGAGGAGCTACCAGCGCTCCTGGAAGAAGTGCTCAAGAAGCACCGGGTGGAACAACACAACAATGAAGCGCGGCCTGCCGTGACCGAGGACAAACTCCTGAACGTGGAGGAAGTTGCGGCCCGCCTCGGCATGTCGAAGCCAACGGTTCGGCGGTGGATCCAGAAGGGAGAACTGACAGCCTCATACGTCGGCCCGCGGCGGCTGCTCCGCGTCCGGCAAACCGATGTCGAAGCGTTTCTAAATTCTAGTCGGCAGAAAGCTCCGAGCGCGCCGCCCTCGGATCTCGATGCAGAGGCCGCGACGATCGTGGCTTGCGCGCGGTCACGACCTCGTAAGAATGAACGGGCGCCTCGGACGCGCCCTGGGCACCCCAGCCACGCGGGAGAGTAG
- a CDS encoding DUF2169 family type VI secretion system accessory protein, translated as MDVASFGPLRVSSMLWQPRPGAHALTVICKATFELRPGSSPLAPEQEAPYERDIHRDDDPGRSLRTATDLVPFKRRADVLVLGHARPPRGVPAPTFVARVVVGMLEKTVEVRADRAWAAMDLGPIAPTWPARTALLGRHAATWDHLAWNTRPVPEDVDGAFFNVAPVDQQLTELTGEERIVLEHLHPHHAKLETRLARVVPKASVKREKAALQEVRLRCDTLTIDADRGLAMLVWRGVVVLAHPAERGVVAVTAQGVDGDTEGNLTATQPSQDTVSVQVLPFGQCAVGRGGAKTDVAEARDAVGSNAASREADDVGTTTIKLHASVNTKPVLPFIPGGSGASSSAKNEEQAPAPPRRADEEEAGTGTMVSWYAGVATVLKPVLPFQHETNPAQARGANQATPAVESALETEPSQETCTGPEPITYAPYDVPPPAMISKLVPATAAEKPPAPAALLVEKPSMLMPLARTDAEVATGKLPEADKQPTAEETPVEPEPTSVELTIEQCATIAAEIDEGRGTHAKVLEAHGLDEQAWRTNDRRWKGAIEEEVGQGRQVLRDAYDAAYVARVEGFRGAILLEEYARLLVGLERGRVNAALDALRIHRAALMPIVRVWTRKVATDMKITDKAQIAIRAARRLERK; from the coding sequence ATGGATGTTGCCTCTTTTGGTCCGCTGCGCGTGTCCAGCATGCTCTGGCAGCCGCGTCCAGGCGCGCACGCGCTCACCGTCATCTGCAAAGCAACCTTCGAACTCCGTCCGGGCTCGTCGCCGCTCGCCCCGGAGCAGGAGGCGCCATACGAGAGGGATATCCACCGCGATGACGACCCGGGACGGAGCCTTCGGACGGCGACCGATCTCGTGCCGTTCAAGCGGCGCGCCGACGTGTTGGTACTAGGGCACGCTCGCCCGCCGCGAGGAGTACCAGCGCCGACGTTTGTCGCGCGCGTTGTGGTAGGGATGCTGGAGAAGACTGTCGAGGTGCGTGCAGATCGCGCATGGGCCGCGATGGACCTTGGGCCAATCGCACCGACCTGGCCCGCGCGCACGGCGTTGCTCGGAAGACACGCGGCGACGTGGGACCACCTGGCTTGGAACACGAGGCCTGTGCCCGAGGACGTGGATGGTGCGTTCTTCAATGTGGCGCCGGTGGATCAGCAGCTAACGGAACTCACGGGCGAAGAGAGGATCGTGCTGGAGCATCTGCACCCCCACCACGCTAAACTCGAGACACGGCTCGCGCGCGTCGTGCCCAAAGCTTCGGTGAAGCGAGAGAAGGCTGCACTGCAGGAGGTGCGTTTACGCTGCGACACGTTGACCATTGATGCCGATAGAGGCCTGGCGATGCTGGTGTGGCGCGGCGTGGTGGTATTAGCGCATCCGGCAGAGCGAGGGGTGGTCGCGGTAACGGCGCAGGGAGTGGACGGAGATACAGAGGGCAATCTGACGGCAACGCAGCCGTCGCAGGACACGGTCTCCGTGCAGGTGCTGCCGTTCGGGCAGTGCGCTGTGGGGCGTGGGGGCGCGAAGACGGACGTTGCGGAGGCGAGGGATGCGGTGGGTTCAAACGCGGCGTCACGCGAGGCCGATGACGTCGGTACAACGACAATCAAGCTCCATGCATCCGTAAACACGAAGCCGGTGCTACCGTTCATACCTGGGGGATCTGGCGCATCGAGCAGCGCCAAAAACGAAGAACAAGCACCTGCACCGCCACGTCGGGCGGACGAAGAGGAGGCTGGCACGGGAACGATGGTATCCTGGTACGCCGGGGTTGCGACGGTGCTCAAGCCGGTGTTGCCGTTTCAGCACGAGACGAACCCAGCGCAGGCGCGTGGTGCGAACCAGGCGACACCGGCGGTGGAGTCCGCGCTGGAAACGGAACCGAGCCAGGAGACTTGCACTGGACCGGAGCCTATTACGTACGCCCCCTACGATGTGCCGCCGCCGGCAATGATTTCAAAGCTCGTGCCTGCGACAGCGGCCGAGAAGCCGCCTGCTCCCGCGGCACTGCTTGTGGAGAAGCCGTCGATGCTCATGCCGCTCGCGAGAACCGATGCGGAAGTCGCGACAGGTAAGCTGCCAGAAGCAGATAAGCAACCCACGGCGGAAGAAACGCCTGTGGAGCCCGAGCCGACCTCGGTGGAGTTGACGATCGAGCAATGCGCTACGATCGCAGCGGAGATCGATGAAGGGAGAGGTACACACGCGAAGGTGCTCGAGGCGCACGGGTTGGATGAGCAGGCGTGGCGGACGAACGATCGGCGCTGGAAGGGCGCGATCGAGGAGGAGGTGGGACAGGGAAGGCAGGTGTTGCGCGATGCGTACGACGCGGCTTATGTGGCGCGAGTAGAAGGGTTCCGGGGAGCGATCTTGCTGGAGGAGTACGCGCGGCTCCTAGTGGGTCTCGAGCGCGGGAGGGTGAATGCGGCACTGGATGCGCTGCGTATACACCGGGCGGCTTTGATGCCGATTGTCCGTGTCTGGACGAGGAAGGTGGCGACGGACATGAAGATAACAGACAAGGCGCAGATAGCGATCCGCGCTGCACGCCGGCTAGAAAGGAAGTGA
- a CDS encoding NADAR family protein encodes MPIYFYVPSDEYGCFSNFSPHGFSDEGTYWLTVEHYFQAQKFLQPEHKERIRQARTAKEAKNIGRDRSLPLRADWESVKRKVMRFAVLRKFETHAEPRGILLSTGDEDLVENAPGDYYWGCGADGTGQNVLGQILMEVRDELRRRQDPAKKQR; translated from the coding sequence ATGCCCATTTATTTCTACGTTCCATCGGATGAATACGGATGCTTTTCCAACTTCTCCCCGCATGGGTTCAGTGATGAGGGCACATACTGGCTGACCGTCGAGCACTACTTTCAAGCTCAGAAATTCCTTCAACCTGAGCACAAAGAACGCATCCGCCAAGCCAGGACTGCAAAGGAAGCGAAAAACATCGGTCGCGATCGCAGTCTTCCGCTTCGAGCAGACTGGGAGAGCGTCAAGCGCAAGGTCATGCGGTTCGCGGTGCTTCGCAAGTTCGAGACGCACGCCGAACCGAGAGGTATTCTGTTGTCGACCGGAGACGAAGACCTAGTCGAGAATGCGCCGGGGGATTACTACTGGGGCTGTGGAGCGGATGGGACGGGGCAAAACGTGCTGGGACAAATTTTGATGGAAGTACGAGACGAGCTGCGTAGGCGGCAGGATCCCGCAAAGAAGCAACGGTAA